The proteins below come from a single Gossypium raimondii isolate GPD5lz chromosome 2, ASM2569854v1, whole genome shotgun sequence genomic window:
- the LOC105789355 gene encoding DNA-directed RNA polymerase I subunit rpa49, with translation MDEQPSASKSRTQKSKKRSRDGNQNPGGAKHENLQVKIQLFQDQPNKIPPLVAYFPSGYNPQTQQRQDEEESNNQNNSPKVPKVKVFRNMAQRKGNRLQVVVSPGGSNVDFVGSSFTGEAAAAQVCRYSLGVLDKEAGTLKIIPIATNKIFRLEPRVRTAETANEEASNSTKSELTANRMDKLGELTALYGTKRERKKRKDAINLKKEVDSESQKSLDKKIEEVAFDKEALANTSSLIARNIPPHNVSATTPLEAYPLDKIILKGDWDFLGDIYKLWQGGEKVATNAYPHFVCNRIRKLDAIKDETQQWKLSCILSYITHLMKFRDQFSMGHVKSGKKHNIPSIIHHRFLNLFTDPESKILASEKINLFISYVLVLALHVDGFRTDPSDIAQDLRISKVDLRQHFLNLGCKLVRQNSILYATLPVPLNFPSQNIRRKRRQ, from the exons ATGGATGAACAGCCATCTGCTTCAAAATCAAGAAcacaaaaatccaaaaagagGAGCAGAGATGGTAATCAAAATCCTGGTGGGGCAAAACATGAGAATTTGCAAGTAAAAATCCAACTTTTTCAAGACCAACCAAACAAGATTCCACCTTTAGTTGCTTATTTCCCATCTGGTTACAACCCTCAAACTCAACAACGACAAGATGAAGAAGAATCCAATAACCAGAACAATTCACCCAAGGTGCCGAAGGTCAAGGTTTTTAGAAACATGGCTCAAAGAAAGGGTAATAGGCTTCAAGTTGTGGTTAGCCCTGGTGGGTCAAATGTGGATTTTGTTGGGTCAAGTTTTACAGGTGAGGCTGCTGCTGCACAAGTTTGTAGGTACTCACTTGGGGTTCTTGATAAAGAGGCTGGGACTCTCAAAATTATCCCTATTGCTACTAATAAG ATATTTAGATTGGAACCTAGAGTTAGAACTGCCGAGACTGCTAATGAAGAAGCTTCGAATTCCACAAAAAGTGAACTTACTGCCAATAGAATGGACAAGCTGGGAGAGCTTACTGCACTTTACGgaacaaagagagagagaaagaag AGGAAGGACGCCATCAATTTGAAGAAGGAAGTTGATTCTGAATCACAAAAATCTTTAGACAAGAAGATCGAGGAAGTTGCCTTTGACAAGGAGGCATTGGCAAACACCAGTTCCCTTATTGCTCGTAACATCCCTCCACACAATGTTTCTGCTACTACGCCCCTAGAAGCTTACCCGCTCGACAAGATTATTCTCAAAGGCGACTGGGATTTTCTTGGAGATATTTATAAGCTTTGGCAAGGTGGCGAAAAAGTAGCCACCAATGCTTATCCGCACTTTGTTTGCAACAGAATCCGAAAATTGGATGCAATTAAG GATGAGACACAGCAATGGAAACTCTCGTGCATACTTTCGTATATTACTCATCTCATGAAGTTCAGGGATCAATTCTCGATGGGACACGTTAAATCCGGAAAGAAGCATAATATCCCAAGCATTATACATCATAGGTTCCTTAACCTGTTTACTGATCCAGAGTCTAAAATACTAGCAAGTGAAAAAATCAATCTCTTCATCAGTTATGTCTTGGTGCTCGCTTTACATGTTGATGGATTCCGAACCGATCCATCAGATATAGCACAGGATCTAAGAATCAGTAAAGTAGATTTAAGACAACATTTTCTGAACCTGGGGTGTAAACTTGTGCGTCAGAACAGCATATTATACGCTACCCTTCCCGTCCCTCTAAACTTTCCTTCTCAGAATATAAGACGAAAACGAAGACAGTAG
- the LOC105789353 gene encoding probable ADP-ribosylation factor GTPase-activating protein AGD8 produces the protein MASSSDNLTDKNAVFRKLKAKSENKMCFDCNAKNPTWASVTYGIFLCIDCSAVHRSLGVHISFVRSTNLDSWSTEQLKMMIYGGNNRAQVFFKQHGWSDGGKIEAKYTSRAADLYRQILSKEVAKSMAEEAGLPSSPVASQSPQAPNGPLNSKTDETPKEIPLGGQEKVELPASPKASHKVVTSTVKKPLGAKRTGKTGGLGARKLTSKPSENLYDQKPEERVVPVASPTNNTAPVSSTFPSRFEYVDNDQSSESSSGGPQILSHVAPPKSSSFFAEFGMDSGFQKKSSSNTSKVQVQETDEARRKFSNAKSISSAQYFGDNTRADNDAQVTLQKFSGSTAISSADLFGHSADGSIDVAASDLINRLSFQAQQDISNLKNIAGETGKKLSSLASTLMSDLQDRIL, from the exons atGTGTTTCGATTGTAATGCGAAGAATCCAACATGGGCGTCAGTGACCTACGGGATCTTTCTTTGCATCGATTGCTCAGCCGTTCATCGGAGTCTCGGTGTACACATCAGCTTTGTCAg GTCTACAAATTTAGATTCTTGGTCTACTGAACAATTGAAAATGATGATCTATGGAGGTAACAACCGTGCACAGGTTTTCTTTAAGCAGCATGGATGGTCTGATGGGGGCAAAATTGAGGCCAAATATACTTCAAGAGCGGCTGATTTATATAGGCAAATATTATCAAAAGAAGTTGCTAAGAGTATGGCAGAGGAGGCAGGTTTGCCTTCATCCCCTGTTGCTTCCCAGTCACCCCAAGCACCCAATGGACCTCTTAATAGCAAGACTGATGAAACTCCTAAAGAAATTCCTTTAGGTGGGCAAGAAAAAGTAGAACTTCCCGCTTCACCGAAAGCTTCTCATAAAGTTGTTACCAGCACTGTTAAGAAGCCTCTAGGTGCAAAAAGAACTGGAAAAACTGGAGGACTTGGTGCCAGAAAGCTTACTTCAAAG CCAAGTGAAAATCTGTATGATCAAAAGCCTGAAGAACGAGTTGTTCCTGTTGCTTCCCCTACTAATAACACTGCACCTGTTAGCTCAACTTTTCCATCTCGTTTTGAGTATGTAGACAATGATCAATCTTCTGAGTCGAGTTCTGGTGGCCCACAAATTCTTAGCCATGTTGCTCCGCCAAAGTCATCAAGCTTCTTTGCAGAATTTGGCATGGACAGTGGTTTTCAGAAGAAATCAAGCTCAAATACCTCAAAAGTGCAA GTTCAGGAAACTGATGAAGCTAGGAGAAAGTTCTCAAATGCAAAATCTATTTCATCAGCCCAATATTTTGGTGATAATACCAGAGCAGACAATGATGCTCAAGTTACTTTGCAGAAATTCTCA GGTTCAACAGCCATCTCCAGTGCTGATCTATTTGGTCATTCTGCTGATGGTTCTATTGATGTCGCTGCTAGCGATCTAATCAATCGACTCTCTTTCCAG GCCCAACAAGATATCTCAAACCTCAAGAACATAGCTGGTGAGACAGGAAAGAAACTTAGCTCATTGGCATCGACACTAATGTCGGATCTCCAGGACAGAATCCTTTAA